A portion of the Candida dubliniensis CD36 chromosome R, complete sequence genome contains these proteins:
- a CDS encoding transcription factor with zinc cluster DNA-binding motif, putative (Similar to S. cerevisiae UGA3): MIVTFNSRSQKTEGNQINSETTATSNTTTTVATKVVKQKLQERPKNVKHINGSKDYYKFKDGRSRNGCLTCKVRKKKCSEEKPVCNDCSRFGKNCIYINDSMSEQEIKDLKKSVELQERNQKLRKRKPKSKKSIAKSALATPDTHSSDSISPISPVPRKKPKRLNTVDVDANRTIDESSDPFKVFSYKSTLQPTVNPVSPGHSIPPNSPAIQNLIHPAGTSQEQEFPPQKPLRYLENATKETEVIEEIIPEGSTGSEISSPSTFLTFLRDLNSHHSHTSHHHHVGHIDVHNGHSQIRGSDEIETDNEDDNLHKFQPLDDLENPELREILTSPDFNDALESFENSSQLINGSNISYTDLISSLNSFLHHPPIPPSPTYIPELSDPTSSYLYNYYADVLSKKISIAPISQNESNSYQKVFLPLAHKDKGVLYAILAWSGFHLGGHWSEEGVRYLEYALDHLNKSMFDRPHHDRQMILNMLATLMILCAAEICKGDVKNWSVYLHWGWKLLSSNGGILSFNKSKEEHWLISNFAYHDLLASSSSERGTYFPSEEYDFIFRDDDGFSSGNLNPLLGISKNLYRIIGDISTLLFESKKQLDIFYSREFTGTPPRVAEEFEDVDDCESQISDHGKASQILLSVISKVKNLEKQIDESKPAAKDLVDLTDQELELQLTLFEAFQLSAKLFLRQSIMKCNPSMLESQVLNNDLIKCLDILVGTSVQASLVFPIFISGIHCVSRHDQESMRHRINKFIKLYGLWNVCRVSFVLQKIWKENPDGNKVVDWHNLLKELGWDINFA; encoded by the coding sequence ATGATAGTAACATTTAATTCGAGATCACAGAAAACAGAgggaaatcaaatcaattccGAAACCACGGCGACTTCAAATACCACAACAACTGTTGCTACCAAAGTGGTAAAACAGAAACTTCAGGAAAGGCCGAAGAATGTGAAACATATCAATGGCTCTAAAGATTATTACAAGTTCAAAGATGGAAGATCGCGGAATGGATGTTTGACTTGTAAAGTACGAAAGAAGAAATGCTCCGAAGAAAAACCAGTTTGCAATGACTGTCTGAGATTTGGTAAAAATTGTATTTACATAAATGATTCCATGAGTGAACAGGAAATTAAAGATCTCAAAAAGAGTGTGGAATTACAAGAAAGAAACCAGAAATTAAGGAAACGGAAACCCAAATCGAAAAAATCCATTGCAAAATCAGCACTTGCTACGCCAGATACCCATTCATCTGATTCAATATCCCCAATATCCCCTGTGCCTCGTAAGAAACCCAAAAGATTAAACACTGTTGACGTTGATGCAAATAGAACAATTGACGAGTCTCTGGATCCATTCAAAGTATTTTCATACAAGTCTACGCTACAACCTACGGTGAATCCAGTTTCGCCAGGACACTCAATACCACCCAATTCACCAGCAATACAGAACCTAATACATCCAGCAGGTACGCTGCAAGAACAAGAGTTTCCCCCACAAAAGCCTCTACGATATTTAGAAAATGcaacaaaagaaacagaaGTAATAGAAGAGATTATCCCAGAAGGTAGTACTGGTCTGGAAATAAGTTCGCCATCAACATTTTTGACTTTTCTTCGAGATCTTAATTCCCATCATAGTCATACttctcatcatcatcatgtTGGTCATATAGATGTTCACAATGGTCATAGTCAAATAAGAGGTAGTGATGAGATTGAAActgataatgaagatgataattTACATAAATTTCAACCTTTAGATGACTTGGAGAATCCTGAACTACGGGAAATTTTAACATCACCCGATTTTAATGATGCATTGGaatcatttgaaaactcttctcaattaattaatggttCGAACATTTCATATActgatttgatttcaagTTTGAATCTGTTTCTACATCATCCTCCAATACCTCCTTCACCGACATATATTCCGGAATTGAGTGATCCTACTAGTTCATAtctttataattattatgcCGATGTATTGTCCaagaaaatatcaattgcCCCAATATCACAGAATGAGTCAAATTCATATCAAAAGGTATTCTTGCCCTTGGCACATAAGGATAAAGGTGTCTTGTATGCTATTTTGGCGTGGTCAGGATTCCATTTGGGAGGACATTGGTCAGAAGAAGGGGTCAGATATCTTGAATATGCCTTGGATCATTTGAACAAATCAATGTTTGATAGACCCCATCATGACCGTCAAATGATCTTGAATATGTTAGCCactttaatgattttatgtGCTGCAGAAATTTGTAAAGGTGACGTCAAGAATTGGTCAGTATATTTACATTGGGGATGGAAGTTGTTATCAAGTAATGGTGGGATTCTAAGTTTTAATAAACTGAAGGAGGAACATTGGttaatttccaattttgcTTATCATGATTTGTTAGCTAGTTCATCTAGTGAAAGAGGTACTTATTTCCCATCTGAAGAATACgatttcatttttagaGATGATGATGGGTTCTCATCAGGCAATTTGAACCCATTGTTGGGAATTTCGAAAAACTTGTACCGAATAATTGGTGATAtatcaacattattatttgaaagtaaaaaacaattggatATTTTCTACAGTCGAGAATTTACAGGAACTCCTCCTAGAGTTGCTGAAGAGTTtgaagatgttgatgattgtGAATCACAAATAAGTGATCATGGTAAGGCAAGTCAAATATTATTGTCAGTTATTTCCAAAGTCAAGAATTTGGAAAAGCAAATTGATGAATCCAAACCAGCAGCAAAAGACTTGGTAGACTTAACTGATCAAGAGTTAGAACTACAATTAACTTTGTTTGAAGCATTTCAGTTGAGTgcaaaattgtttttgagACAATCAATTATGAAATGCAACCCTTCAATGTTGGAAAGTCAAGTGttgaataatgatttaatcaAATGTTTAGATATCTTGGTGGGGACTTCGGTGCAAGCTTCTTTGGTGTTCCCCATATTTATTTCTGGTATCCATTGTGTTTCGAGACACGATCAGGAACTGATGAGACACAGAATAAATAAGTTTATTAAACTATATGGACTTTGGAATGTTTGTAGAGTGAGTTTTGTATTACAGAAAATATGGAAAGAGAATCCTGATGGTAATAAAGTGGTTGATTGGCATAATctattaaaagaattaggTTGGGATATAAATTTTGCATAG
- a CDS encoding ubiquitin-conjugating enzyme, putative (Similar to S. cerevisiae UBC4;~spliced gene): MSLKRINKELSDLGRRDPPSSCSAGPVGDDLYHWQASIMGPPDSPYAGGVFFLSIHFPTDYPFKPPKIAFTTKIYHPNINSNGNICLDILKDQWSPALTISKVLLSICSLLTDANPDDPLVPEIAHIYKQDRKKYEATAKEWTKKYAV, from the exons ATGTCTTTAAAACGTATTAACAAAGAATTATCTGACTTAGGAAGG aGAGATCCACCATCATCATGTTCAGCAGGACCAGTTGGAGACGATTTATACCACTGGCAAGCATCTATCATGGGACCACCAGACTCTCCGTATGCCGGCGGGGTGTTTTTCTTGAGCATTCATTTCCCAACAGATTACCCATTTAAACCACCAAAGATTGCTTTTACAACCAAGATCTACCACCCAAACATTAACAGTAATGGTAACATCTGTTTAGATATCTTAAAGGATCAGTGGTCACCTGCATTAACAATTTCCAAAGTGTTATTGTCTATTTGTTCATTATTGACTGATGCTAACCCAGACGATCCATTAGTACCAGAAATTGCTCACATTTACAAACAAGATAGAAAGAAGTATGAAGCTACTGCAAAAGAATGGACTAAGAAATATGCTGTTTGA
- a CDS encoding subunit of the histone acetyltransferase SAGA complex, putative (Similar to S. cerevisiae SPT7): MDKLETFQRNDPRKLFELAKKLNERSFFEIFLNETQFKIIDYILSLNNFEIWTNFLEGNCYISYLKPEDKTEKTETPKVDEIEKEDTENAGEIIPNSSDRDIPTFNNIIEKNETNKETLHSELDTPETLFPEGAEMSKKLALHVRYLLWEKAIDFYYSSKRLDESNNILDEVSDDYQLIDSLDNIQDENPSNESETKQVIEKPKVREEDDDYDDDDEDDEEENDKKQNATDLSNDKSNLSENMLVYNSNEQLVLDVPLSIFKAKQQETNGTQGRISNSLSAGDTSTANSAGMIKPLESSNEDQDKLIQEFNKVYHNFEYDRETLLKRRKLEKSDKQLESKKTNKGDDSSDPKSAAHIDMNLGAASTSLQHLLSTIQSKRDEVPLNDHELRTLFMDIRKNRGKWANDDRVGQEELYEACEKVVTELRGYTEHSTFFLNKVSKREAPNYGLIIKKPMDLNTVLKKLKNLAYNSKQEFVDDLMLIWSNCLTYNADPSHFIRAHAVAMQKKTIKLIPTIPDIKIRSRAEVEKEEEVENGKRDDEEDTLGGKSMKKGRKRSRQDEIKAEAEIPHSPSPAGTPLPSDTNSVHESTPAPTDNGNLSNDEEEEEEEDADNINGTGAALNGIVEADEEEFDPELQAWRTLTAKSRANYCEQRADLFDENGHLKSDAPAICRKSNEMSNFNEYLNNKEVISKSKSLLENDEPYLLEYDVAGGIPGIAYQGVDKESEESYENKLVDIYLQQASGDASKLKSDFVLSTNSGLNKVYFENICEIQEIRKICFKISLIRQMQTQQFVHHTQMKQPEIQTLKEVDVDAASKLPNHDISTGDVQFSVFRRNIAKIAMQTGFETTQPAAINTLTQVAERYLGNLIKSLKLHSETTSYNRLSPRELLLLSLLENGVDRPDDLYTFVQERVVKQQAKLKDLRLKLSNFLKDLLRPGLENFSEKSFEDNSEQFMTGDFSNGLGDDFFGFKELGLDKEFKMLTSSIPVYLLHSRLHNQFTSSGSSAQRNKYEDLQEYEPEKIHGNEIEKQIGILIPFYKKLYEKSQTFYVKAQKKKGESLEIPPDDIFVLTEDEDLPQKQRNVRPKLPPTGRISSIKKKIIANSFFLPEEEELQKQEMELKAKEERDAAQAAQAMETAQSMETTDTLETVDTPDTSDIAEMLRELESASALEPTEGKLAEEQFNTEEKKVDLPKENRNEHELKVEPEPEQVKMIGTKPEDGVDKGIENKQETENYKAPEHKDDNQIGNIESVLPDKKEIENLTKQSEVDYDETSIESLFGEKE, from the coding sequence ATGGACAAGCTTGAAACTTTCCAACGTAATGATCCTAGAAAGCTATTTGAATTGGCTAAAAAGTTGAATGAGCGACTGTTCTTTGAGATCTTCCTTAATGAAACtcaattcaaaataattgattatattctATCATTGAATAATTTCGAGATTTGGACCAATTTTTTGGAAGGTAATTGTTACATTTCCTATTTGAAACCTGAAGacaaaactgaaaaaacAGAGACACCAAAAGtggatgaaattgaaaaggaAGACACCGAGAATGCTGGGGAGATAATTCCAAACAGCAGTGATAGAGATATCCCAACTTTCAATaacattattgaaaagaatgaaacaaacaagGAAACCTTGCACTCTGAATTAGACACTCCAGAGACTTTGTTTCCTGAAGGGGCAGAAATGAGTAAGAAATTGGCATTACATGTACGATACCTCTTATGGGAAAAAGCCATTGATTTCTATTACAGTTCTAAACGATTGGATGAATCAAATAACATATTGGACGAGGTCTCTGATGATTACCAGTTGATTGATTCGTTGGACAACATTCAGGATGAAAACCCATCTAATGAATCTGAAACAAAGCAAGTTATCGAGAAACCAAAAGTGAGAGAAgaggatgatgattatgacgatgacgatgaagatgatgaggAAGAGAATGACAAAAAACAGAATGCAActgatttatcaaatgaCAAATCCAATTTATCAGAGAACATGCTAGTGtataattcaaatgaacAACTTGTGCTAGATGTTCCACTATCCATATTCAAGGCTAAGCAACAAGAAACCAATGGCACTCAAGGGCGAATATCTAATCTGTTACTGGCAGGCGATACATCGACAGCAAACAGTGCAGGGATGATTAAACCTTTAGAAAGCAGCAATGAAGATCAAGATAAACTTATTCAAGAATTCAACAAAGTGTATCACAATTTTGAATATGACAGAGAGACTTTACTAAAGAGGAggaaattagaaaaatcGGATAAACAGTTGGAATCCAAAAAGACAAATAAAGGTGACGATTCGTCCGATCCGAAATCTGCTGCTCATATCGATATGAATTTGGGGGCGGCATCTACATCCTTACAGCATTTGCTTTCGACAATTCAACTGAAGCGAGATGAAGTTCCCTTGAATGATCATGAATTAAGGACATTATTTATGGATATTCGAAAAAACAGAGGTAAATGGGCCAATGATGATAGAGTTGGACAAGAAGAATTATATGAGGCTTGTGAAAAAGTGGTGACTGAATTAAGAGGTTATACCGAACATTCTACGTTTTTCTTAAACAAAGTTTCCAAAAGAGAAGCTCCCAATTATGGTTTGATTATCAAGAAACCAATGGATTTGAATACAGTtttgaagaagttgaaaaatttagcGTACAATTCAAAACAGGAATTTGTCGATGACTTGATGTTGATTTGGAGTAATTGTCTTACATATAATGCTGATCCTTCACATTTTATCCGAGCACATGCTGTAGCTAtgcaaaagaaaactaTCAAATTGATCCCAACCATTCCCGATATCAAAATAAGGAGTAGAGCTGAAGTtgagaaagaagaagaggtaGAGAATGGGAAAAGagatgatgaagaggaTACGTTAGGTGGcaaatcaatgaaaaagGGAAGGAAAAGATCGAGACAAGATGAAATTAAGGCAGAGGCAGAAATACCACATTCACCATCACCTGCAGGAACCCCATTGCCCAGCGATACGAATTCAGTGCATGAGAGCACACCAGCGCCTACAGACAATGGGAATTTGTCAAatgacgaagaagaagaagaggaggaaGATGCAGACAATATTAATGGGACTGGTGCCGCTCTCAATGGTATAGTAGAAGCAGATGAGGAAGAATTTGACCCTGAATTGCAGGCATGGAGGACATTAACAGCAAAGTCAAGAGCTAATTATTGTGAGCAAAGAGCTGACttgtttgatgaaaatgggCATCTCAAAAGCGACGCCCCCGCTATTTGCCGGAAATCCAATGAAATGTCAAACTTCAACGAGTAtttaaacaacaaagaagTTATATCGAAATCAAAGAGTCTACTAGAAAATGATGAACCCTATTTACTTGAATATGATGTGGCTGGTGGTATTCCCGGTATTGCATACCAAGGGGTTGACAAAGAAAGTGAAGAAAGCTATGAGAACAAGCTAGttgatatatatttacAACAAGCTAGTGGGGATGCATCTAAACTTAAATCTGATTTTGTCCTATCAACAAACTCAGGGTTGAATAAAGTATATTTTGAGAATATTTGTGAGATAcaagaaattagaaaaatctgtttcaaaatttcaCTTATTCGTCAAATGCAAACACAACAATTTGTACATCATACGCAGATGAAACAACCAGAGATTCAAACATTAAAAGAGGTGGATGTTGATGCCGCTTCAAAGTTGCCTAACCATGACATTAGTACAGGTGATGTTCAGTTTTCGGTGTTTCGAAGAAATATTGCGAAAATTGCGATGCAAACTGGGTTTGAAACAACGCAACCGGCAGCCATTAATACTTTGACTCAAGTGGCAGAAAGATATCTTGggaatttaattaaatcgTTAAAGTTGCACAGTGAAACGACATCGTATAATCGATTATCTCCACGTGAActtttgttgttatcaTTACTAGAAAATGGTGTCGACAGACCTGATGATTTGTATACGTTTGTTCAAGAAAGAGTGGTGAAACAGCAGGCTAAGCTCAAAGATTTACGGCTCAAGTTGtctaatttcttgaaaGATTTACTTAGACCAGGATTAGAGAATTTCAGTGAAAAAAGTTTTGAGGATAATAGTGAACAATTTATGACCGGTGACTTTTCCAATGGATTAGGGGACGATTTCTTTGGGTTTAAAGAATTGGGATTAGATAAAGAATTCAAGATGTTAACATCGTCGATCCCAGTTTATTTGTTGCATTCACGTTTACACAATCAATTTACTTCCAGTGGTAGCTCCGCCCAAAGAAACAAGTATGaagatttacaagaatATGAACCAGAGAAGATCCATggtaatgaaattgaaaaacaaattggtATATTGATACCGTTTTACAAGAAGTTGTATGAAAAATCTCAAACATTTTATGTCAAAGCCCAGAAAAAGAAGGGTGAATCATTGGAAATTCCGCCTGatgatatttttgttttgacagaagatgaagatttgccacaaaaacaaagaaacgTCAGACCAAAATTACCACCAACCGGTAGAATTTCTTctattaaaaagaaaatcattgctaattcatttttcttaCCCGAGGAAGAAGAGTTACAGAAACAGGAGATGGAATTGAAGGCAAAAGAGGAAAGAGATGCTGCACAAGCAGCTCAAGCAATGGAAACAGCGCAGTCAATGGAAACAACAGATACATTGGAAACTGTAGATACACCAGATACATCGGATATAGCAGAGATGCTACGGGAATTGGAGTCTGCAAGTGCACTAGAGCCAACGGAGGGAAAATTAGCAGAAGAACAATTCAATACCGAAGAGAAGAAAGTAGATTTACCAAAGGAAAATAGAAATGAACATGAACTTAAAGTTGAACCCGAGCCTGAGCAAGTTAAAATGATTGGAACTAAACCTGAAGATGGAGTTGACAaaggaattgaaaataaacaagAGACTGAAAACTATAAGGCGCCTGAACATAAAGATGATAACcaaattggaaatattGAATCGGTTTTGCCAGATAAAAAGGAGATCGAAAATCTCACTAAACAATCAGAAgttgattatgatgaaaCCTCCATTGAATCTTTGTTTGGAGagaaagaataa
- a CDS encoding BTB domain and ankyrin repeat protein, putative codes for MNSINVTKLKKLTKDDLFKRDVFGRTILHICILVNNPDALKSLTKNPDFKSILKHNDYENGWNCLHYIFFHKRLQCLKILIDYLQGIVVQGNIFATNSPLLELLKFKDRNGNTPLNLLNNDFKDLLWFPEYITDKNEFHMTYKYQHIKPAKEIKEDEDGDMPDILPFLKSSQISWTEKRGASEIYVFGCNTNNQLGVGDSTDRATPALLYHDNFKLTSDTASPISERFKRPRYKRIIISKNHSLVVTQDGELFSCGVGSRGRLGHGLADLNNYFKFKRIEFFNDKKIKDVAISSNHSIALTTDNEVYAWGLNSFNQLGVPNMNNKKSTNYLDKFIATPILAGGELRRIQNIMGAEVSKIHSLVWSKNCLCFWGLNVGQMGISCTNGDIEVKVHERSVRGETQVNPRAIQLRDDIKCVSTSELCTCVVTTLNDIHVYYNYQHFKLPKIPIKGHSDKHFDYFKPRRITEAAVIKKIVTRGPENCMLLLKNGSVLSFSVNTSDIKNTKYTSIWKAYDHDMVATDIDISTDGSVVLCTRSGAVFVKSTLSSNQRKNSMSGATLPIPLTKNKFKKIESVDNVVRVTCDPKFLSFGFMRDDIDLLPLELPQNDFFTDIETLSPAVEYNFGRKQNKLFDNNNNLYIASFFNPTRTNTHEEDGDDTEYNELHSKQDTLVVNKIKEIYNNKFDDKVNKRMKTSNTYEDVISEDAYSNIKKCSGYEEDYTDSLKDILVNNENFYDANFEFAFAEDAKFGFHSSVLQARSNVFRKLLQLNDANETLIGDNIKIVWIPEKSTLRVLTTVSPVAALMFMHSVYSGRKMDNWEQHVFSYSSPEQVRLRINQYQALCSLFGINNDRLLVTKAFQGLLDSNTGDVVIKTSDGDVFAHAFVLKARSAFFETLLSERWDKVNENNAQYLDFTGLTKFQITLILRYLYGVSNDSLLDCFQYDFGEKDYFINDLLELIEVADELLLLQLKCDLQLAICDMISLDNVLVLLVHGFTLNAQKLFLNCSWYIFNNLEVLMFSPGFREIPSDAMQLLEVFIDKIRNVPNGTRAWFDQDPNVLFEYIENIDEFNEHFMSDRKGFSSFEPLVDDTYAETRKPKNFVKKRKSRKSSSSPFNKDIIDFRQSLRKESNGESFPPTIVDDSEGFILVENKTRQRNASNISLDVSSMNSGVHDHPPNKTGYSSTTGKVSSTQPNFEPFVQSSGLPSSSTWAIRPQLSSESSDALLAADTSIKSTDLSRASGKSKSVKAKIGPVIKVSQKERKRLAAAAAAAAAAATATSDNQEQSEEKNSKQTSTIAPWSTCIAEAPAVNSQNINSLPVLGSSKSKKKSITTNRPQTTKKSPSPISIPSSTASTPFSMAAAITPDSSFNSVYSTPSLTEVMIHESLKLEQAKLQETERKTLSEIQQEQEFAKWWEEESKRVQEEMQRLELVDNKKKKKKKNTSPKPQKHRKPIKSQS; via the coding sequence ATGAATAGTATTAATGTCactaaattaaaaaaattaaccAAAGATGACTTGTTCAAAAGAGATGTGTTTGGTCGTACCATATTACACATATGTATTTTGGTAAACAACCCTGATGCTTTGAAAAGCTTAACTAAAAACCCAGATTTTAAGTCAATATTAAAACACAATGATTATGAAAATGGCTGGAATTGTTTgcattatatttttttccacAAGCGCTTACAGTGTcttaaaattttaattgattatttacaAGGAATAGTAGTTCAAGGTAATATTTTTGCCACCAACTCTCCTTTACTAGAGTTGTTAAAATTTAAAGATCGAAATGGAAATACACCTTTAAACCTtcttaataatgatttcaaaGATTTGCTTTGGTTCCCAGAGTACATTACTGACAAGAATGAATTTCATATGACTTACAAATATCAACACATCAAACCAGCCAAGGAAATAAaggaagatgaagatggaGATATGCCTGATATCTTACCCTTTTTGAAATCATCTCAGATCTCATGGACTGAAAAACGAGGAGCTTCTGAGATTTATGTTTTTGGATGCAACACTAACAATCAGCTAGGGGTAGGCGATTCCACCGATAGAGCAACCCCGGCACTTTTGTACCACGACAACTTTAAACTTACTAGTGACACTGCTAGTCCCATTAGTGAGAGGTTTAAACGTCCTAGATACAAACGTATTATAATATCGAAAAACCATTCTCTTGTGGTTACTCAAGATGGAGAGTTGTTTTCGTGTGGTGTTGGTTCAAGGGGAAGGTTAGGACACGGATTAGcagatttgaataattattttaaattcaaaagaATAGAGTTTTTTAATGACAAAAAGATCAAGGATGTTGCAATTTCTAGTAATCATTCAATTGCGTTAACCACTGATAATGAGGTTTATGCGTGGGGACTCAATAGTTTCAATCAGTTGGGGGTGCCGaatatgaataataaaaaatcgACAAATTATTTGGACAAATTCATTGCCACTCCAATCTTGGCTGGTGGTGAACTCCGCAGAATTCAAAACATTATGGGTGCTGAGGTCTCCAAAATTCATTCATTAGTATGGTCAAAAAACTGTTTGTGCTTTTGGGGATTAAATGTTGGCCAAATGGGTATTTCATGTACTAACGGTGATATTGAGGTCAAAGTACATGAGCGGTCAGTAAGAGGTGAAACACAAGTGAACCCACGAGCAATCCAGTTGCGAGATGACATAAAGTGTGTGAGTACCAGTGAATTGTGTACGTGTGTGGTGACGACACTAAATGACATTCATGTGTACTacaattatcaacattttAAACTACCGAAAATCCCAATTAAAGGACATAGCGATAaacattttgattattttaaaCCGAGAAGAATCACAGAGGCTGCagttattaaaaaaatagttACCAGGGGTCCTGAGAATTGTATGCTTTTATTGAAGAACGGATCAGTTTTGTCATTTTCAGTCAATACAAGCGATATAAAGAATACCAAATATACTTCGATATGGAAAGCTTATGATCATGATATGGTAGCCACTGACATTGATATTTCAACAGATGGTTCTGTTGTTTTGTGTACTAGAAGTGGTGCCGTCTTTGTTAAATCAACACTCTCATccaatcaaagaaaaaactcTATGAGTGGTGCAACATTACCAATACCCCTTACGAAGAATaaattcaagaaaattgaaagtGTTGATAATGTTGTTAGAGTAACATGTGACCCCAAGTTTTTATCATTTGGGTTTATGAGGGACgatattgatttgttgCCGTTGGAACTTCCACAAAACGATTTTTTCACCGACATAGAGACTTTATCCCCGGCAGTTGAATATAATTTCGGcagaaaacaaaataaactatttgacaacaataataatttgtatATTGCTAGCTTTTTTAATCCAACACGAACTAATACGCATGAAGAAGATGGTGATGACACGgaatataatgaattaCATTCGAAACAAGATACACTAGTTGTCAACAAGATCAAAGAGATCTATAACAACAAGTTTGATGATAAAGTAAATAAACGAATGAAGACGCTGAACACGTATGAAGATGTTATCTCAGAAGATGCGTATTCTAATATCAAGAAGTGTAGTGGTTATGAAGAGGACTACACTGATAGTTTGAAGGATATCCTAGtcaacaatgaaaacttTTATGATgcaaattttgaatttgcGTTTGCTGAGGATGCAAAATTTGGGTTTCATAGCAGTGTTCTTCAAGCCAGATCAAATGTTTTTAGAAAATTGTTACAGTTGAATGATGCAAACGAAACTTTAATTGGTGATAATATCAAGATAGTTTGGATTCCAGAAAAATCAACTCTAAGAGTTTTAACAACCGTTTCACCTGTTGCTGCCTTGATGTTCATGCATTCTGTTTACAGTGGGAGAAAAATGGATAACTGGGAACAACATGTTTTCTCGTATTCTTCTCCAGAACAAGTTAGGCTCAGGATAAACCAGTATCAAGCACTTTGCAGTTTGTTTGGTATTAACAATGACAGGTTGTTAGTCACAAAAGCTTTTCAAGGTTTGCTTGACAGCAATACTGGTGACGTCGTTATTAAGACCAGTGACGGAGATGTGTTTGCCCATGCCTTTGTTTTGAAGGCAAGATCGGCTTTTTTCGAAACATTGCTATCAGAGAGATGGGATAAAGTAAATGAGAACAATGCTCAATACCTTGATTTTACTGGGTTGACAAAGTTTCAGATTACTTTAATTCTTAGGTACTTATATGGTGTTAGTAATGACAGTCTTTTAGACTGCTTTCAGTATGATTTTGGAGAGAAAGATTATTTCATCAATGATTTacttgaattgattgaagtCGCTGATGAATTATTGTTGCTTCAACTCAAATGTGATTTACAATTGGCTATATGTGATATGATTTCTTTAGACAATGTGTTGGTTTTACTTGTTCATGGGTTCACATTAAATGCTCAAAAACTTTTTCTTAATTGTTCTTGGtacattttcaataatctAGAAGTCTTAATGTTTTCTCCTGGTTTTAGAGAAATACCAAGTGATGCAATGCAATTGTTAGAGGTGTTCATTGACAAGATACGTAATGTACCAAATGGAACCAGAGCCTGGTTTGATCAAGATCCAAATGTTTTGTTTGAATacattgaaaatattgatgaatttaatgAACATTTTATGAGTGATAGAAAAGGGTTCTCATCATTTGAGCCTTTAGTTGACGATACATATGCTGAGACTAGAAAGCCCAAAAATTTTgtgaagaaaagaaaatccaGAAAGAGTTCCAGTTCTCCATTCAACAAggatattattgatttcaGACAAAGTTTACGGAAAGAAAGTAATGGTGAGAGTTTCCCACCAACAATTGTTGACGATAGTGAGGGGTTTATATTGGtagaaaataaaacaagaCAACGAAATGCATCAAATATTTCCTTGGATGTTTCTAGTATGAATAGCGGAGTTCACGATCATCCGCCAAATAAGACTGGATACTCATCTACAACTGGAAAGGTATCTTCAACCCAACCTAATTTTGAGCCATTTGTGCAATCAAGTGGACTACCATCGTCATCGACTTGGGCGATTAGACCACAACTATCACTGGAGTCTTCTGACGCTTTGTTAGCAGCTGATACTAGTATAAAACTGACAGATTTATCTAGGGCAAGTGGCAAATCCAAGTCTGTTAAAGCAAAGATTGGGCCTGTGATTAAGGTTTCGcaaaaggaaagaaagcGTTTGGCAGCGGctgcagcagcagcagccGCGGCAGCAACAGCGACTAGTGACAATCAAGAACAATCCGAAGAAAAGAATAGTAAACAAACTTCAACTATTGCACCATGGTCTACTTGTATTGCAGAAGCACCTGCAGTCAACTCTCAAAATATCAACAGCCTTCCAGTTTTAGGGTCCTCGAAGTCTAAgaagaaatcaataacCACTAACCGACCACAAACTACAAAGAAGTCGCCTTCCCCAATATCCATACCATCAAGCACTGCAAGTACGCCTTTTTCAATGGCAGCAGCGATAACTCCAGACTCGTCATTTAATAGTGTTTACTCGACTCCATCATTGACAGAAGTGATGATTCATGAATCACTCAAATTGGAACAAGCAAAGTTGCAAGAAACTGAAAGGAAAACGCTTCTGGAAATTCAGCAAGAACAAGAGTTTGCAAAATGGTGGGAGGAAGAGTCAAAGAGAGTACAGGAGGAAATGCAACGATTAGAACtagttgataataaaaagaagaaaaagaagaagaacacATCACCAAAACCACAAAAACATAGAAAGCCAATAAAATCTCAATCATGA